A single Osmerus mordax isolate fOsmMor3 chromosome 9, fOsmMor3.pri, whole genome shotgun sequence DNA region contains:
- the LOC136949449 gene encoding cocaine- and amphetamine-regulated transcript protein-like, with protein sequence MASVSTFFLAATCCVYLCLAYGEESFETRSLEFPPKTQEEKDLIEALQEVLEKLKNKQMPSSEKKLGWLPSCDAGEQCAVRKGARVGTLCGCPRGTSCNFYVLKCL encoded by the exons ATGGCCAGCGTCAGCACGTTTTTTCTCGCCGCCACCTGTTGTGTCTATTTATGCCTTGCATACGGGGAGGAATCGTTTGAGACCCGTTCTTTGGAGTTCCCGCCAAAGACTCAAGAAGAAAAGGATCTG ATTGAAGCTTTGCAAGAAGTCCTGGAAaaactgaaaaacaaacaaatgccaTCATCGGAGAAAAAACTAGGATGGCTTCCTTCG tGTGACGCGGGCGAACAGTGCGCCGTGCGCAAAGGCGCAAGAGTTGGAACGCTCTGCGGCTGTCCTCGAGGAACGTCTTGCAACTTCTACGTCCTCAAGTGTTTGTGA